Proteins from one Syntrophorhabdaceae bacterium genomic window:
- a CDS encoding ubiquinone/menaquinone biosynthesis methyltransferase: MEKPVGYRYPPVSKATDDERIGMVKEIFSTITGKYDFLNRLLSLRRDVAWRRFLIKKMSIPQAGRALDVACGTGDLSIGIARKYPGVVVTGVDFVYEMVATGAQKAQRKGFAHRIRFIEGDALRLPFRDDCFDVTTMAFGIRNIPDKLTALKEMVRVTAPGGQIMILEMTFIENRLFKFLYYIYLNYLLPVLAGLFSTNRGAYYYLADSIMHFPAPDAFAGMMEEAGMTMVKKYPLTCGVTWLHAGQKKEETNEVQSKAEPNDRKESAVVLQPGNNAVAVSKLAGLEAGRVSG; encoded by the coding sequence ATGGAAAAGCCAGTAGGATACAGGTATCCTCCGGTAAGCAAGGCCACTGATGACGAGCGCATCGGTATGGTCAAGGAAATCTTCTCCACGATCACCGGCAAGTATGATTTTCTGAATCGCCTGCTCAGCCTTCGCCGGGATGTGGCCTGGCGCCGTTTCTTAATCAAAAAAATGAGCATTCCCCAAGCGGGAAGGGCGCTCGATGTGGCATGCGGCACCGGTGATCTGTCTATCGGCATCGCGCGCAAATATCCAGGGGTCGTCGTGACGGGTGTGGATTTCGTTTACGAGATGGTTGCGACGGGCGCGCAAAAAGCCCAAAGAAAAGGCTTCGCTCACAGGATCAGATTCATTGAGGGCGATGCATTGAGGCTACCTTTTCGAGACGATTGCTTCGACGTGACCACAATGGCCTTCGGTATAAGAAATATCCCCGACAAGCTCACGGCTCTAAAAGAAATGGTCCGCGTTACCGCCCCGGGGGGACAGATCATGATCCTGGAAATGACTTTTATAGAAAACCGGCTCTTCAAATTTCTCTATTATATCTATTTGAATTACCTGCTTCCGGTGCTTGCCGGATTATTTTCCACCAACCGGGGCGCTTATTATTACCTCGCCGACTCGATCATGCATTTTCCTGCGCCGGACGCCTTCGCAGGGATGATGGAGGAAGCCGGCATGACCATGGTTAAGAAATATCCCCTCACGTGCGGCGTCACGTGGCTCCACGCGGGGCAGAAGAAGGAAGAAACAAACGAGGTACAGAGCAAGGCTGAACCCAACGACCGGAAAGAAAGTGCGGTCGTGTTACAACCGGGAAACAACGCAGTCGCAGTGAGCAAATTAGCGGGCTTAGAGGCGGGACGGGTAAGCGGATGA
- a CDS encoding ABC transporter permease, whose protein sequence is MRGRQAGIYVITILLIYALWYVLSVILGNNVLPDPFLVFLRGFKEIAKVSFWVHVEVSVLRMLSGLFFAFILAVPAGLVLGSNPKLDRLFAPLIYLGYPIPKIVLMPIVFVLFGIGDTGKIVLLTMIIFFQLLITTRDSARKISDEIVYSFRSLGGTRLDYYIHVVWPVSLPGVITSLRIGTGTAVAVLFFVESIATNKGLGFYIIDAWGRADYATMFVGIISLSIMGIVLYEFFDLLERKFCTWKSQ, encoded by the coding sequence GTGAGAGGACGACAGGCTGGAATCTACGTTATTACGATCCTACTCATTTACGCCCTCTGGTACGTACTTTCCGTGATTCTGGGAAACAACGTGCTCCCGGACCCCTTTCTCGTGTTCCTTCGAGGATTTAAAGAAATCGCCAAGGTCTCTTTCTGGGTCCATGTGGAGGTGAGCGTTTTGAGGATGCTTTCAGGCCTATTTTTCGCCTTCATCCTTGCCGTCCCCGCGGGACTTGTCCTCGGCAGTAACCCGAAACTCGACAGACTCTTCGCCCCGCTCATCTATCTTGGTTATCCTATCCCCAAGATCGTGTTGATGCCTATCGTCTTCGTCCTTTTCGGCATCGGAGACACAGGCAAGATAGTGCTTTTGACCATGATCATCTTTTTTCAGCTTCTTATCACCACCCGGGACAGCGCCCGCAAGATCAGTGATGAAATCGTCTATTCTTTTAGATCCCTCGGGGGCACACGCCTCGATTATTACATTCATGTGGTTTGGCCCGTGAGTCTTCCCGGGGTCATCACGTCACTGCGCATCGGCACGGGAACTGCCGTTGCAGTACTCTTCTTCGTAGAATCGATCGCCACGAACAAAGGGCTCGGCTTCTACATTATCGACGCCTGGGGAAGGGCCGACTACGCGACCATGTTCGTAGGTATCATCTCCCTCTCCATCATGGGTATCGTGCTCTATGAGTTCTTCGATCTTCTCGAAAGGAAGTTCTGCACATGGAAAAGCCAGTAG
- a CDS encoding ATP-binding cassette domain-containing protein, giving the protein MGSYRKFLHVEELGKTYLTEKGHKTVLQGVNFEMPVRDSLAIVGPSGCGKTTLILAIAGLLESTTGSVVFRDAPLTEPHRDIALVLQEYGLFPWKTAGANITLGARLRNIEVSPKRLENIKKELDIEGLDHLYPTQLSGGQRQRVALARALLTNPLLLLLDEPFAAIDTVTRERLQNQLLQAFKRWQFSFIIVTHNIEEAVFLGKRIIVLANDAPSIKMIIDNPAMGEVGYRDQGSFFELTTALRKTLEETA; this is encoded by the coding sequence ATGGGTTCTTACCGTAAATTCCTCCACGTCGAGGAACTGGGCAAGACATACCTCACGGAAAAAGGGCACAAGACCGTGCTGCAAGGGGTGAATTTTGAGATGCCCGTCCGTGATTCGCTTGCTATCGTCGGCCCTTCCGGTTGCGGCAAGACAACGCTCATCCTCGCTATAGCCGGACTCCTTGAATCAACAACCGGTTCTGTAGTTTTCCGTGACGCACCGCTCACTGAACCTCACCGTGACATCGCACTCGTGCTTCAGGAATACGGTCTCTTCCCATGGAAGACGGCAGGGGCAAACATTACGCTCGGCGCGAGGCTGAGAAACATAGAGGTCTCCCCTAAACGCCTCGAGAATATCAAGAAAGAGCTCGACATCGAGGGTCTCGATCATCTCTATCCCACGCAGCTCTCAGGAGGGCAACGTCAGCGAGTGGCCCTTGCCAGGGCGCTACTCACCAATCCGCTCCTGTTGCTGCTTGATGAGCCCTTCGCGGCTATCGATACGGTGACCCGCGAGAGACTGCAGAACCAGTTGCTTCAGGCATTCAAGAGATGGCAGTTCAGCTTCATTATTGTGACCCACAACATCGAAGAGGCGGTATTTTTGGGAAAGAGGATCATCGTACTCGCCAACGACGCCCCCAGCATAAAGATGATCATCGACAACCCTGCCATGGGGGAAGTGGGTTATCGCGACCAAGGATCGTTCTTCGAACTCACCACGGCGCTACGAAAGACACTCGAGGAGACCGCGTGA
- a CDS encoding MetQ/NlpA family ABC transporter substrate-binding protein translates to MNSIKRLGILVIVCVLALPVGGNSREDTKMTALPVAIKFGTIPVLQSLPLFVASEKGFFKEQGLNVEIVLFNSALEKDIALTSGQIIGYFGDLMTPMVLQANGAGVRMVAVNFNTTGDRRMFAILASPKAKDKTLAELARAGIATSSNSIADYLIVRLLERRKISKDAINLVDVKNIPIRLQMLLSGQVPAALMPEPLATLAETKGAKALIDDRGQGLSATVLAFNERFLNGNPQAVKAFHKALNRASEYINKNPDEVRAIMNRDCKMPEPLQGSFPIPRFPKLAIPAADQVMDVYRWLSEKQIITKNMTYKDMVADGFLP, encoded by the coding sequence ATGAATTCAATAAAACGCCTGGGCATACTCGTCATCGTGTGCGTGCTTGCGCTCCCCGTCGGCGGCAACTCACGAGAAGACACGAAAATGACCGCTCTCCCTGTGGCAATCAAGTTCGGCACCATTCCCGTTCTGCAGTCGCTCCCGCTGTTCGTGGCGAGCGAGAAAGGTTTTTTCAAAGAACAGGGGCTCAACGTAGAGATTGTGCTCTTTAATTCGGCCTTGGAAAAAGATATCGCCCTCACGTCAGGCCAGATTATCGGCTATTTCGGGGACCTCATGACACCTATGGTGCTTCAGGCAAACGGGGCCGGCGTGCGAATGGTGGCCGTAAACTTCAATACGACCGGTGACCGACGGATGTTTGCGATCCTCGCATCACCGAAGGCAAAAGACAAGACCCTCGCAGAGCTCGCCCGTGCCGGTATTGCCACTTCCTCTAACAGCATTGCAGATTATCTTATCGTACGGCTCCTTGAGCGCCGCAAAATAAGCAAAGATGCGATCAATCTCGTCGACGTAAAGAACATCCCGATTCGCCTCCAGATGCTTTTATCCGGCCAGGTACCCGCTGCGCTCATGCCTGAACCCCTCGCAACGCTCGCCGAAACCAAAGGGGCAAAAGCCTTGATCGACGACAGAGGTCAGGGGCTTTCAGCCACGGTGCTCGCGTTCAACGAGAGATTCCTGAACGGGAATCCCCAGGCGGTGAAAGCCTTCCACAAGGCGTTGAACAGGGCATCGGAGTATATCAATAAGAACCCCGACGAAGTGCGTGCGATCATGAACCGGGATTGCAAAATGCCCGAGCCCCTCCAGGGTTCTTTCCCGATCCCCAGATTTCCCAAGCTCGCTATCCCCGCGGCCGATCAGGTCATGGATGTCTACAGGTGGCTTAGCGAAAAACAGATCATCACAAAAAACATGACATACAAGGACATGGTTGCAGATGGGTTCTTACCGTAA
- a CDS encoding alpha/beta hydrolase: protein MRKGVAKLAGWITVFTFIFIFCSCIECALARQEIVSLSTRYDANGRGITLTYLIDTPDVKEMRCILFVIPGGNGLMKLSKKSDGTITHALRANTFMRLAPFFRERSIGLAFIDVPSDHADGINTNFRKDKAHLTDLEGVVKDLKNRYPSTKIYMGSSGSGGISALFSAKGAAANISGVILAGADYNQLHAYDHSGIKIPVIALHHMEDGCDSSPFLEAKEVAEKYSFGLVPFSGGKPDTDKDPCGSLTKHGFVGLEGQLAQAIDDFMEGRKASVQTAQDAKVFLNEHVVFVPMQNDSQEIKLQTTVFQPDGAGPFPLIVLSHGVPFDKAEAAEVKYRQRFSAQAQEFVNRGFVVAIPMRRGYGLSGGRMNNSVGSTIHTFGLEDAKDIKATVDFMSRQPAVDPKRIVLVGQSGGGLASLAYGSLADPNVKGIINFAGGLKVTSRTRWDIEMADAFGNFARTTKVPSLWFYTENDSYFPPDVARRAYEAYQKNGGQAKLIPLAAFRKDGHLLFHSAEGNQIWREEVLKFLAQIGF from the coding sequence ATGCGAAAAGGTGTCGCAAAACTCGCGGGATGGATCACCGTTTTTACCTTCATTTTCATTTTTTGCTCCTGTATTGAATGCGCCCTCGCCAGGCAGGAGATCGTCTCACTTTCGACCCGTTACGATGCGAATGGCCGTGGTATCACCCTCACCTATCTTATCGATACCCCGGACGTGAAAGAGATGCGCTGCATACTTTTTGTTATCCCGGGAGGCAACGGCCTCATGAAGTTGTCTAAGAAGAGTGACGGAACCATAACCCATGCGTTAAGAGCCAATACCTTCATGAGACTCGCGCCATTCTTCCGGGAACGGTCAATCGGACTCGCTTTCATCGATGTCCCGTCTGACCACGCTGACGGCATCAATACCAACTTCCGCAAAGATAAGGCCCATCTCACCGATCTTGAAGGGGTGGTGAAGGACTTGAAGAACCGGTATCCTTCTACGAAGATCTATATGGGCTCAAGCGGGTCTGGCGGCATATCGGCGCTCTTCTCGGCCAAAGGCGCGGCTGCGAACATAAGCGGCGTTATCCTCGCCGGGGCCGATTACAATCAATTGCATGCCTATGACCATTCGGGAATCAAGATCCCCGTTATTGCGCTACATCATATGGAGGACGGATGCGACTCTTCGCCGTTCTTAGAGGCAAAAGAGGTCGCTGAAAAATACTCCTTCGGTCTTGTGCCCTTCTCAGGAGGCAAGCCTGACACGGACAAAGACCCTTGCGGCTCGCTCACAAAGCACGGCTTTGTGGGCCTTGAGGGGCAGCTCGCTCAGGCAATCGATGACTTTATGGAGGGGAGGAAGGCCTCTGTTCAAACTGCTCAAGACGCAAAAGTCTTTCTCAATGAGCACGTGGTCTTTGTTCCCATGCAAAATGATTCCCAGGAAATCAAGCTTCAGACTACTGTTTTTCAGCCGGACGGCGCAGGACCGTTTCCGCTCATCGTCTTAAGCCACGGCGTGCCTTTTGATAAGGCAGAAGCCGCCGAAGTCAAATACCGGCAGAGATTCAGCGCCCAGGCTCAGGAATTCGTCAATCGGGGTTTCGTGGTCGCTATCCCCATGAGAAGGGGTTACGGGCTATCCGGCGGCCGCATGAACAACTCTGTCGGTTCGACGATCCATACATTCGGTCTGGAGGATGCAAAGGATATTAAGGCAACTGTGGATTTCATGAGTCGGCAGCCAGCGGTTGACCCAAAGCGCATAGTGCTCGTCGGACAATCCGGCGGCGGACTGGCGTCCTTAGCGTATGGCAGCCTGGCCGATCCCAATGTAAAGGGGATCATCAATTTTGCCGGCGGTCTCAAAGTTACTTCAAGGACGCGCTGGGATATTGAGATGGCAGATGCGTTCGGCAACTTTGCCAGGACCACGAAGGTTCCCTCGCTCTGGTTTTATACGGAAAATGACAGCTATTTCCCGCCTGATGTGGCGCGGAGGGCTTACGAGGCATATCAGAAGAACGGGGGCCAGGCGAAACTGATTCCACTCGCCGCATTCAGAAAAGATGGTCACTTGCTCTTCCATAGCGCCGAGGGAAATCAGATATGGAGAGAAGAGGTGCTTAAGTTTCTTGCACAGATCGGATTTTGA
- a CDS encoding SDR family NAD(P)-dependent oxidoreductase: MKRGSRKRPVCADMGTIRLKDRVAILTAAAGAGIGQATARAMAREGARLVVTDGHEKRASRVAQSIHDEYGVESIGIRCDVTNLREVKNVVGATLDKFGRIDILFNNAGTNRPVQIVDMSDETWDLVINTSLKGTFYFTREVLPVMMKQNGGRIVNITSVAGYRGLNGGHAHYAAAKAGVMAFTRCLAMEGAPYHITANSIAPSFIFNEYIPSIYPEEEIQRMFAEIPYPRKGTPEDIAGTVLFLVSDEGEYITGQTICVTGGSWMR, from the coding sequence ATGAAAAGAGGATCGAGAAAACGACCGGTTTGTGCGGATATGGGTACGATACGGCTCAAGGATAGAGTCGCCATATTGACGGCAGCAGCGGGGGCCGGGATCGGTCAGGCCACGGCGCGTGCCATGGCACGCGAGGGGGCGCGCCTTGTGGTCACGGACGGCCACGAGAAGCGGGCGAGCCGTGTGGCGCAGTCTATCCATGATGAGTACGGCGTTGAATCGATCGGCATTCGATGCGATGTCACGAACTTGAGAGAGGTGAAAAACGTGGTCGGGGCCACACTCGACAAGTTCGGACGTATCGATATACTCTTCAATAACGCAGGAACGAACCGTCCGGTGCAGATTGTCGATATGAGCGATGAGACCTGGGACCTCGTCATCAACACCTCGCTTAAAGGCACTTTCTATTTCACCCGCGAGGTTTTGCCGGTCATGATGAAGCAGAACGGCGGCCGTATCGTAAATATCACGTCTGTCGCCGGATATCGGGGCCTCAACGGAGGTCATGCCCATTATGCGGCGGCCAAAGCGGGGGTTATGGCGTTCACGAGGTGTCTCGCCATGGAAGGGGCCCCGTACCATATTACGGCGAATAGCATCGCTCCAAGCTTCATCTTCAACGAATACATACCGAGTATCTATCCCGAGGAAGAGATCCAAAGGATGTTTGCCGAGATACCATATCCGAGAAAAGGAACGCCCGAGGACATCGCGGGCACGGTCTTATTCCTTGTGTCCGATGAGGGGGAGTATATAACCGGTCAAACCATCTGTGTAACAGGCGGAAGTTGGATGAGGTGA
- the murQ gene encoding N-acetylmuramic acid 6-phosphate etherase: MTDKGLRNKHGMRQGKNVTFTEEQNPRSEKIDLSSIQEIVDVMSEEDMLAARAVTKARPSICSAIEEAIRVIRSGGRLVYLGAGTSGRLGVLDASEIPPTFSVPARTVQGIIAGGRRALTRAAEGAEDDEDAGIRAVSGLTTNDMLLGISASGKTPFVIAALKAAKLSHARCWLLTCNDVAYPFLNGTIFVPVGPEIIAGSTRLKAGTATKMVLNMISTVTMIKLGRVYDGYMIDVAATNKKLKERSLTIVRKITGSGEKEAETLLMNAGGRVKVALLMKLKGITRKEAVGRLKKAGGSFREALRF; the protein is encoded by the coding sequence ATGACCGATAAAGGACTCAGGAACAAGCATGGGATGAGGCAGGGAAAGAACGTCACGTTCACGGAAGAACAAAACCCCCGGTCGGAAAAGATCGATCTATCCTCCATTCAAGAAATCGTCGATGTGATGAGTGAGGAAGATATGCTGGCCGCACGCGCCGTGACCAAAGCGAGACCATCCATCTGTTCCGCCATAGAAGAGGCGATTCGTGTGATCCGCTCCGGCGGACGTCTCGTTTATCTCGGCGCGGGCACGAGCGGGAGACTCGGGGTGCTTGACGCCTCCGAGATACCCCCCACTTTCAGCGTGCCGGCCCGAACCGTGCAAGGCATTATTGCGGGCGGCAGAAGGGCTCTTACTCGGGCGGCAGAGGGCGCAGAGGATGACGAAGATGCCGGTATCAGAGCGGTATCAGGCCTTACAACAAACGACATGCTTCTCGGTATATCGGCGAGTGGCAAGACCCCCTTTGTCATCGCCGCACTCAAGGCCGCGAAACTCTCTCACGCCCGGTGCTGGCTTTTGACGTGCAACGATGTGGCCTATCCTTTTCTCAACGGCACCATCTTCGTTCCGGTGGGTCCGGAGATCATTGCAGGCTCCACCCGGCTCAAGGCGGGCACGGCAACAAAAATGGTCCTCAACATGATCTCGACAGTCACCATGATCAAGCTTGGACGGGTCTATGACGGATATATGATCGATGTGGCGGCGACGAACAAAAAATTAAAGGAGCGCTCCCTGACGATCGTCCGAAAGATAACCGGCTCAGGCGAGAAAGAAGCCGAGACCCTTCTTATGAATGCAGGTGGCCGCGTCAAGGTCGCGCTTCTCATGAAGCTCAAAGGTATTACGCGCAAAGAGGCGGTAGGGCGCCTGAAAAAAGCAGGGGGATCTTTCAGGGAAGCGTTACGGTTTTGA
- a CDS encoding ATP-binding protein, with translation MITKLGSQDLYKRCDPETFSFNTTEEITTFPRTIGQEKALKSLDFGLGMDSTGFNIFAIGENGTGKMTTIMSMVNEKAAEEETPPDWCYVNNFKEPDLSIALSFAPGQGVVFQQEMNELIKMLRLEIPKAFESKEYEVQKNKVIDEFQQKQAEYLSRLDEEAKERGFTVKRTPTGVLIVPIKETGELLTKEEFDALDEKTRKKMEETGRFFQEKLNDVVRVLREAEKLVRDMLSKLDRVVALDLVGPLIDAMQAKYKDREKVNSYLESAKEEILTHLDEFRMTEEPPSPLPFLKLPKAETSFAKYSVNIIVNNGDGRGAPVVYESNPTYLNLFGRMEYNVQYGMATTDFTMIKAGALHKANGGYLIVDAMELLKNTFSYDALKRCMKNKEIKIEDVLEQYRLISTAGLKPEPIPLNAKIVIISNPYLYYLLHSYDEESRELFKVKADFDSRMDRTAENMEKYATYVAQCQKEEKLLPFDKSGVAKIVEFGSRFADHQEKLSTKFSDISDLVRESHYWAHREGSAVVKAEHVTRAVDEKIFRVNRIEERLREMMLDDTLIVNTAGEKIGQINGLAVLDMGDYSFGKPSRITAKTYAGRAGVVNLERETKMSGKIHEKAILIITSYLGSKYAVKKPISLSASITFEQLYDMVEGDSATCAELYALLSSISGVPLKQSFAVTGSMDQNGDVQPIGGVNQKIEGFFELCKMRGLEGRQGVIIPRRNRKNLVLSDEVVSAVNRGLFSIYTIDRMEEGLEILTGVKAGDLEQDGTYPEGTINYLVEKRLTEISEALEKQKEKEKGNGEETPKPKDE, from the coding sequence GTGATCACAAAACTAGGGTCTCAAGATCTGTATAAACGATGCGATCCCGAGACATTCTCATTCAACACCACAGAAGAAATCACCACGTTTCCCAGAACCATCGGCCAGGAAAAGGCGCTCAAATCCCTTGATTTTGGTCTTGGCATGGACAGTACCGGGTTCAACATCTTTGCTATCGGCGAGAATGGCACGGGTAAAATGACGACCATCATGTCCATGGTTAATGAGAAAGCGGCCGAGGAAGAGACGCCTCCGGACTGGTGTTACGTCAACAACTTTAAGGAACCCGATCTGTCCATTGCGCTTTCTTTTGCGCCCGGCCAGGGGGTTGTCTTCCAGCAGGAAATGAACGAGCTTATCAAGATGCTCAGGCTGGAGATACCCAAGGCCTTTGAATCCAAGGAATATGAAGTCCAGAAGAACAAGGTAATCGACGAGTTTCAGCAAAAACAGGCCGAATATCTTTCCCGACTCGACGAAGAAGCGAAAGAACGGGGTTTTACCGTGAAGAGAACCCCGACTGGCGTACTCATCGTGCCCATCAAAGAAACAGGCGAACTGCTCACCAAAGAAGAATTCGACGCCCTGGACGAGAAGACGCGCAAAAAGATGGAAGAGACGGGTCGATTCTTCCAGGAGAAGTTAAACGACGTGGTCAGAGTCTTGAGGGAAGCGGAAAAACTCGTCAGGGACATGCTCTCAAAGCTCGACAGGGTGGTAGCCCTGGATCTTGTCGGCCCGCTCATTGATGCCATGCAGGCCAAGTATAAAGATCGGGAGAAGGTCAACAGTTACCTTGAGAGCGCCAAAGAAGAGATCCTCACGCACCTCGATGAATTCAGGATGACCGAGGAACCTCCTTCTCCCCTGCCGTTCTTGAAGTTACCCAAGGCAGAGACCTCTTTTGCCAAGTATTCTGTAAATATCATTGTGAACAACGGAGATGGCCGGGGTGCCCCCGTGGTATACGAGAGTAACCCCACATATCTCAACCTTTTCGGTCGCATGGAATACAACGTACAATACGGCATGGCGACGACCGATTTTACCATGATAAAAGCGGGGGCGTTGCATAAGGCCAACGGCGGATATCTCATCGTTGACGCCATGGAGCTTCTGAAAAATACCTTTTCGTATGATGCATTGAAACGGTGCATGAAGAATAAAGAGATCAAGATAGAAGATGTTCTGGAACAATACCGGCTCATCAGCACCGCGGGGCTGAAACCGGAGCCCATACCGCTCAATGCGAAAATCGTCATTATCAGCAATCCCTATCTCTACTACCTCTTGCATAGCTACGATGAGGAATCAAGGGAGCTATTCAAAGTCAAAGCGGATTTTGACAGCAGGATGGATCGGACCGCCGAAAATATGGAGAAATACGCCACGTATGTGGCGCAGTGTCAGAAAGAGGAAAAGCTCTTACCTTTTGACAAAAGCGGCGTGGCCAAAATTGTTGAATTCGGCTCACGTTTTGCCGACCATCAGGAAAAGCTGTCTACGAAATTCAGCGATATTAGTGATCTGGTCCGTGAATCTCACTACTGGGCTCACCGGGAGGGAAGCGCCGTTGTGAAGGCAGAGCACGTAACGAGAGCCGTCGATGAGAAGATATTCAGAGTCAACAGGATAGAAGAGCGTTTGAGGGAGATGATGCTTGACGATACCCTTATCGTGAATACGGCGGGAGAGAAGATCGGTCAGATCAACGGACTCGCCGTCCTGGATATGGGTGATTACAGTTTCGGCAAGCCCTCCCGGATCACCGCCAAAACCTATGCAGGCCGGGCCGGTGTGGTGAATCTCGAACGTGAAACCAAAATGAGCGGTAAGATCCACGAAAAGGCAATTCTTATCATAACGAGCTATCTGGGAAGCAAGTACGCGGTGAAGAAGCCGATCAGCCTGTCTGCTTCCATAACATTCGAGCAGCTCTACGACATGGTGGAGGGCGACAGCGCCACCTGTGCGGAACTCTATGCCCTGCTTTCCAGCATCTCCGGTGTGCCTCTCAAACAAAGTTTTGCGGTGACAGGATCGATGGACCAGAACGGTGACGTGCAGCCCATCGGAGGGGTAAACCAGAAGATCGAAGGATTTTTTGAGCTCTGCAAGATGAGGGGCCTTGAGGGGAGGCAGGGTGTCATCATCCCCAGAAGAAACCGGAAGAATTTGGTCTTGAGCGATGAAGTGGTGAGCGCGGTTAATCGAGGTCTTTTTTCGATCTATACGATCGACCGCATGGAAGAGGGACTTGAGATACTGACCGGTGTGAAGGCCGGCGACCTTGAGCAGGACGGCACATACCCCGAAGGCACCATCAACTATCTCGTGGAAAAACGCCTCACCGAAATCTCCGAGGCGCTCGAGAAACAGAAGGAAAAGGAAAAAGGAAACGGCGAAGAGACACCTAAGCCGAAAGATGAATAG
- a CDS encoding alpha/beta fold hydrolase translates to MSIERVTIESDHLLEGEFRDKGRHAGVIICHPHPLYGGDMANNVVGAIEEGFASQGYSTLIFNFRGVGSSLGEYDEGEGEVRDAIAALEYLSKRLDQDARVTLAGYSFGAWIVSRAALSTERFEALFLVSFPFVVYKSDYLKTFKKRMYFVGGTEDDVAPIDDLYALYRELTIKEKFLKVIATTHFYPGKEAEIIDFIKENF, encoded by the coding sequence ATGTCAATAGAAAGGGTCACCATAGAGTCCGACCATCTGCTCGAGGGGGAGTTTCGTGATAAGGGCCGTCACGCAGGCGTTATCATATGCCATCCGCACCCTCTCTATGGGGGTGACATGGCCAATAATGTGGTCGGCGCCATTGAAGAAGGGTTCGCCTCACAGGGATACTCAACGCTCATCTTCAATTTCCGCGGTGTGGGCAGCAGCTTGGGTGAATATGACGAAGGAGAAGGCGAGGTTCGTGACGCCATTGCGGCGCTTGAGTACCTGTCCAAACGGCTCGACCAAGACGCCCGTGTCACGCTTGCCGGGTATTCGTTTGGCGCCTGGATAGTGAGCAGAGCGGCACTCAGTACAGAGCGATTTGAGGCCCTTTTCCTGGTTTCTTTTCCTTTCGTGGTCTACAAAAGCGATTACCTGAAGACCTTCAAGAAGAGGATGTACTTTGTCGGGGGTACCGAGGATGATGTCGCCCCAATCGACGATCTTTACGCCCTTTACCGGGAATTAACCATAAAAGAGAAGTTCCTCAAGGTTATCGCCACAACCCACTTCTACCCCGGTAAAGAGGCGGAAATAATCGATTTCATTAAAGAAAACTTTTAG
- the accD gene encoding acetyl-CoA carboxylase, carboxyltransferase subunit beta has translation MGFFTRKDKEKKPYKEIDIEKEVKKAEKEESLWIKCKSCNELLYIREVERNHHVCPKCVYHFPISVEERIALTFDKDTFAEYYQGVEPIDFLKFKDVKPYRTRLAETKESTQRNDAMVCGGAKIGGIDVLAAIFDFNFMGGSLGSVVGEKLTRILEEGTLKKLPVILFCSSGGARMQEGIMSLMQMSKVSGAIYNLKSQGVPYISILTDPTLGGVTASMGMLGDVIIAEPKAMIGFAGARVIKDTIKAELPPGFQRAEYLLEHGMIDMITPRRELKQKLYAILSLIV, from the coding sequence ATGGGATTTTTCACCAGGAAAGACAAAGAAAAGAAGCCATATAAAGAAATCGATATCGAAAAAGAAGTCAAAAAAGCAGAAAAAGAGGAATCGCTTTGGATAAAATGCAAATCCTGTAACGAGCTGCTCTACATCAGAGAAGTCGAACGAAATCATCATGTCTGCCCCAAATGTGTCTACCACTTTCCGATAAGCGTCGAAGAACGGATTGCTTTGACCTTCGATAAAGACACCTTTGCGGAATATTATCAGGGTGTGGAACCCATCGATTTTCTTAAGTTCAAGGACGTGAAACCCTACAGAACGAGGCTCGCCGAGACCAAGGAATCGACTCAAAGAAATGACGCCATGGTGTGCGGCGGGGCTAAAATAGGCGGTATAGACGTTCTGGCCGCCATTTTTGATTTCAATTTCATGGGTGGCAGCCTTGGTTCCGTGGTTGGAGAAAAACTCACGAGAATTCTTGAGGAGGGAACGCTGAAAAAACTGCCGGTCATCCTTTTCTGCTCATCAGGCGGTGCGAGAATGCAGGAAGGAATCATGTCTCTCATGCAGATGTCAAAGGTATCCGGCGCCATATACAATCTGAAGTCACAGGGCGTCCCGTATATCAGCATTCTGACGGACCCAACCTTAGGAGGCGTGACGGCCAGCATGGGTATGCTCGGTGATGTTATCATTGCCGAACCTAAGGCAATGATAGGCTTCGCGGGTGCGAGGGTCATCAAGGACACGATCAAGGCGGAGCTTCCCCCAGGATTCCAGAGGGCGGAATATCTTCTGGAACACGGCATGATCGACATGATCACGCCGAGAAGAGAACTGAAACAGAAACTATACGCCATACTCTCACTAATTGTATGA